The Thermogemmata fonticola genome has a window encoding:
- a CDS encoding glycosyltransferase family 87 protein, translating to MRRFGLVIALGGGAAGLLASQVGYLWRHPEVWPPDDSIEYWAAAHLLRQGQNPYAAELLLPLQQAGGRSTDTAVMMWNPPWTLAVVLPLAWLSARAAQLLWLAVQASVLLYCGDRLWRMYGGSSERRWVGWLLTLAWLPSLFALQAGQITPLVLLGAVLWMDSQAARRSWQAGIALGLLAIKPHLVILLGMLQVFWIVQQRQWTVLLAGAAAAALAVGVVMLGRPAILLDYGEALLHRPPAQWYSPTLGAYLRAWLGAEYFSLQFVPTLLGLVALGAAMASGWPRHWCWRTLTPPLLLASFVVAPYGAWPFDLVLLLPAGFFLLLQQAPRLGTWSFWMVGGTLAAIDLGCLLFNLFRQPSYTFGWVAPAVALLYGTIAILTTISSREREKQGVNTA from the coding sequence ATGAGGCGCTTTGGGCTGGTCATCGCATTGGGTGGTGGAGCAGCAGGCCTGCTCGCTAGTCAGGTGGGCTATTTGTGGCGGCATCCGGAGGTTTGGCCTCCAGATGACAGCATTGAGTACTGGGCGGCGGCTCATCTGCTGCGGCAGGGGCAAAATCCTTATGCGGCGGAACTGTTACTGCCCCTCCAGCAAGCAGGGGGGCGTTCGACAGACACAGCCGTCATGATGTGGAATCCGCCGTGGACCCTGGCGGTGGTGCTACCTTTGGCTTGGCTGTCGGCGCGCGCGGCCCAACTGCTCTGGCTAGCCGTCCAGGCCAGTGTGCTGCTGTATTGCGGAGATCGCTTGTGGCGGATGTATGGGGGCAGTTCTGAGCGGCGCTGGGTGGGGTGGCTGCTGACCCTCGCTTGGCTGCCCTCTTTGTTCGCCTTGCAGGCTGGCCAGATTACGCCCCTGGTCCTGCTCGGTGCCGTCCTGTGGATGGACAGCCAGGCCGCACGCCGTTCCTGGCAGGCCGGGATCGCGCTGGGACTATTAGCCATCAAGCCCCATTTGGTGATCCTGTTGGGTATGCTTCAGGTGTTCTGGATCGTGCAGCAGCGGCAGTGGACCGTGTTGCTGGCAGGGGCGGCGGCGGCCGCTCTGGCAGTTGGAGTGGTGATGCTGGGGCGCCCAGCGATTCTCCTGGACTACGGAGAAGCCTTGCTCCACCGTCCCCCGGCCCAGTGGTACTCGCCGACTTTGGGGGCGTATCTTCGGGCCTGGCTGGGTGCGGAATACTTTTCTCTGCAATTTGTGCCGACCCTACTGGGATTGGTGGCTTTGGGCGCGGCAATGGCAAGCGGCTGGCCTAGACATTGGTGCTGGCGCACACTCACTCCACCACTTCTGCTCGCGTCATTCGTGGTCGCACCGTATGGCGCTTGGCCTTTTGACCTGGTCTTGCTGCTGCCTGCTGGCTTTTTCCTGTTGCTTCAGCAAGCTCCCCGCCTGGGAACCTGGAGCTTTTGGATGGTAGGTGGTACCCTGGCCGCCATCGACCTGGGTTGCTTGCTGTTCAACCTGTTCCGCCAGCCGTCTTACACCTTCGGGTGGGTGGCGCCGGCTGTGGCCTTGCTGTACGGAACAATTGCCATTCTGACGACAATTTCCTCGCGAGAACGTGAAAAACAAGGCGTGAACACTGCATGA
- a CDS encoding DUF1559 domain-containing protein — protein sequence MSLTSRSVTRGHQAFTLIELLVVIAIISILMGMLLPAVQKAREAAARIACANNLKQLGLAMHMYHNDHERLPPSRLGPTQATWAVLILPYLEQDNLYRAWDFRPDGLRGIYVLQSPMARQTSVKVYFCPSRRSSGELSVWGDFAQYDPNDPQQQLVHIPGALGDYAALVDRSGQDSPCHYVPSLHGAFEMGRGLSFSAFTDGLSNTLLIGEKHVPLTRHGYGWWDCSLYDGTASPFSSFCSTRAASADLPPTTHPQDMGWKFGSRHMTVVQFCLGDGSVRPIPTTINPYTFELLGNRNDGQVIPDW from the coding sequence ATGTCTCTTACAAGCCGCTCTGTCACCCGCGGGCACCAGGCGTTCACCCTCATCGAGTTGCTTGTGGTGATTGCCATCATTTCCATTCTGATGGGAATGCTGCTACCGGCGGTGCAAAAAGCTCGTGAGGCAGCGGCCCGCATCGCTTGTGCCAACAATCTCAAGCAACTGGGTTTGGCGATGCACATGTACCACAACGACCACGAGCGGCTTCCCCCTTCACGATTAGGCCCTACCCAGGCGACGTGGGCGGTGTTGATCCTGCCCTACCTGGAGCAAGACAACCTATATCGAGCGTGGGATTTCCGGCCTGATGGCTTGCGGGGCATCTATGTTCTGCAAAGCCCAATGGCACGGCAAACGTCAGTCAAGGTGTACTTCTGCCCTTCCCGGCGTTCCAGCGGGGAATTGAGTGTGTGGGGAGATTTTGCCCAATACGACCCGAATGACCCGCAACAACAACTGGTCCACATCCCCGGAGCCTTGGGCGACTACGCCGCGCTTGTGGACCGGAGCGGGCAGGACAGCCCCTGTCACTATGTGCCGTCGCTCCACGGGGCCTTTGAAATGGGCCGCGGATTGAGTTTTTCCGCCTTCACGGATGGCCTCAGCAACACCCTGCTCATTGGCGAAAAACATGTCCCCCTCACGCGCCACGGCTACGGTTGGTGGGATTGTTCCCTCTACGATGGCACGGCCAGTCCGTTCAGTTCGTTCTGCTCCACCCGTGCAGCCTCCGCGGACCTTCCCCCAACTACTCATCCGCAGGATATGGGATGGAAGTTTGGCAGCCGCCATATGACGGTCGTGCAGTTCTGCTTGGGCGATGGCAGTGTGCGGCCGATTCCTACCACCATCAACCCCTACACCTTTGAATTGCTGGGAAACCGCAACGACGGGCAAGTGATTCCCGATTGGTAA